Proteins from one Ketobacter alkanivorans genomic window:
- the tssC gene encoding type VI secretion system contractile sheath large subunit, whose translation MVQNGENALEVTEGSLLDQIVSQTRMNPGDEGYDVAKRGVGAFIAELLRPENKEERVNKNLIDRMIDELDVQLSAQMDDILHNKDFQSLESAWRGLKLLVDRTDFSQNIKIEMLNASKQDLYDDFEDAPDITKSGLYKLAYTAEYGQFGGEPVGAIISNYEFNPSSADMKVVQNTAAVAAVSHAPFIAAAGPKFFGLDEFEGLPNLKELSSIFEGPQFAKWRSFRESEDSKYVGLTLPRFLLRSPYHPEENPSKGFNYTETVSGSHENYLWGNTSFAFATRLAESFANFRWCPNIIGPQSGGAVEDLPVHVYESMGELESKVPTEVLISDRKEFELSEEGFIPLTMRKGSDNAAFFSANSVQKAKYFGNNEEAKAKELNFRLSTQLPYMFIVNRLAHYLKVLQRENIGTWKDRVELQRELNHWISAYVADQENPSAAVRSRRPLRSAQIVVEDVEGQPGIYRVDLKVRPHFKYMGADFELSLVGKLEKS comes from the coding sequence TTTTATAGCCGAGCTGTTGCGTCCAGAAAACAAAGAAGAGCGCGTCAATAAAAACCTGATTGACCGAATGATTGATGAGCTGGATGTGCAGCTCAGCGCGCAAATGGATGACATCTTACATAATAAGGATTTCCAGTCCCTGGAATCTGCGTGGCGTGGCCTGAAGTTGCTGGTAGATCGCACCGATTTTAGCCAGAACATCAAAATCGAAATGTTGAATGCCTCCAAGCAGGATTTGTATGACGATTTTGAGGATGCTCCCGATATCACCAAGTCAGGACTCTACAAGCTGGCCTACACGGCGGAATATGGTCAGTTTGGTGGTGAACCGGTTGGGGCTATCATATCCAATTACGAATTCAACCCCAGCTCAGCAGACATGAAAGTGGTTCAGAATACCGCTGCCGTTGCGGCGGTTTCTCATGCACCCTTTATTGCTGCTGCAGGCCCGAAATTTTTCGGGTTGGATGAATTTGAAGGGCTACCAAACCTAAAAGAACTGAGTTCCATATTTGAAGGTCCGCAGTTCGCAAAATGGCGCAGCTTCCGCGAATCAGAGGATTCAAAATACGTTGGCCTGACCCTGCCACGCTTCTTGTTGCGTTCACCTTATCACCCGGAAGAGAACCCATCCAAAGGTTTCAACTATACCGAAACCGTAAGTGGATCCCATGAAAACTATTTGTGGGGAAACACCTCATTTGCGTTCGCAACCCGGTTAGCTGAATCGTTCGCAAACTTCCGCTGGTGCCCCAATATCATCGGGCCACAGAGCGGTGGTGCGGTCGAGGATTTGCCTGTTCATGTGTATGAGTCCATGGGTGAGCTGGAATCCAAGGTGCCTACCGAAGTTCTGATTTCTGATCGAAAGGAATTTGAACTCTCTGAGGAAGGTTTTATTCCCCTGACCATGCGTAAGGGCAGTGATAACGCGGCGTTCTTCTCCGCCAACTCCGTACAGAAGGCCAAGTATTTCGGCAACAATGAAGAAGCTAAGGCCAAGGAGCTGAATTTCCGACTCAGCACCCAGTTGCCTTATATGTTTATTGTTAACCGGTTGGCGCACTACTTGAAAGTGCTGCAACGGGAGAACATCGGCACCTGGAAAGATCGAGTTGAGCTACAGCGCGAGTTAAATCATTGGATCAGTGCCTACGTGGCCGACCAGGAGAACCCCTCTGCTGCAGTTCGCAGTCGACGACCTCTGCGCTCTGCACAAATTGTTGTGGAAGATGTGGAAGGCCAACCCGGTATTTACCGCGTAGACCTGAAAGTACGTCCCCATTTCAAGTATATGGGCGCGGATTTTGAGCTCTCGTTAGTGGGTAAGTTGGAAAAATCCTGA
- the tssE gene encoding type VI secretion system baseplate subunit TssE, with the protein MRKEHSLLDRLDNEVLPASYTTKFDWNAFLDSVTLNIQNMLNVRVGSVKALHQFGMPDFNDVVNQFPDAVLYIRNAIQHFIEEYEPRLESVSVYYVPDPDQPLHMKYAIEGTLRYQEQVSRVAFDTVLTGSGQATVRI; encoded by the coding sequence ATGAGAAAAGAGCATAGCTTGTTGGATCGGTTGGACAACGAAGTCCTCCCGGCCAGTTACACTACCAAGTTTGATTGGAACGCTTTTCTCGATAGTGTGACTTTGAATATTCAGAATATGCTGAATGTTAGGGTGGGCAGTGTTAAAGCGCTACACCAATTCGGAATGCCGGATTTTAATGACGTAGTGAATCAGTTTCCCGATGCTGTGCTCTATATTCGCAACGCGATACAGCATTTTATCGAAGAATACGAACCGCGATTGGAGAGCGTCAGTGTTTATTATGTGCCCGATCCGGATCAGCCCCTACATATGAAGTACGCCATCGAAGGTACTTTGCGTTACCAGGAACAGGTTTCCCGAGTAGCATTTGATACTGTGCTGACCGGCTCCGGTCAGGCAACGGTCAGGATATAA